The Acinetobacter sp. SAAs474 DNA window ATAGATCTCAAGACTATCTACACTATGCGCTTCAAGCAAGTCACGCCACTCCTGGCAAATTTTCATTAAAGTTAAGGTACCTGAGTTTTTTGGCACAAAACATTGAATCGAAATAAGGCCAAAATCTCTAAATTTAGGCTTATCAGCGAATCCAGCAAATTGAGTATCAGCATATTGAATTGAAACACGGCACCATGGTTTATCCTTGGGTGCGACAAATGGTTTACCGTTAGAATTCGGCTTATTTTCATACTGAATATATTGTTTTTCTACTGTGCCTTTATATTGAGAAATTAAACTTACAATCGCTGTTTCGGCTTGGACTAGGTTCATTTGTATTTACTCGATACTGACTGGAATGCCAACGCATAAACACCTTCAGGGGTTTGATCAGAATGACCATTTTCTATCTTTACTGAATAAGGCAAGGCATTGGTTAAATAAACACTGTCACCTAGTTTTATTTTTAGGATTTCCTTAGTGCCACGATCAAATGCTTTCTGATCTAGTGTGCCCCTTGGCGCTCTATTACCCTCACCTTCAATATAATGATAAGTGGGCTGATTAATGGTAATTAAATTTGAATTACGAAATGAACCATCCATCACAGGACTACCAGTAATTACTGTTTGAAGCATATCAGCACTGATTTTCTTCACATGCTGCTCAGTATCACTAATCACAGTATTTATAAAATCAGTCGGCCTGTTTTGCCATGACATTTGATCACCACCTCCAACCTTGTTTATGGTACCGAATTGAAAACGGTACTATGGTTCAACAATCTTTCTAAGCTGAATTGAATAAATCGAATCCGTCGGATCAGCACCGACATTCACCACTTTAAAATCACCTTTTTCAGTGGTCCAAACATCATCTATTTGTGGTTTTGCTGTCACTTCGTTTTGTAATAATGTGGCTTTGGCATCTTCTACCTGATAATCAACCGGCTTTACAAAATCACGCTTATACGAGCCAAATAAAACACCACGACCTGAGTAAGAGCCATCTATTTGTTCGGGATAGGTTTCTGTAACCGGATCATATTCGCCTGAATAGATGACTTTGGCGCACGTAAAGGCATGAACTGCATCGGATAATTTTTTATCAAATGCCTTGGCTAATTTTGATTGAATCTTATCTTTGATCATGACCGAAAAACCTCAAAGCCAAAACCTTTCTTTTTTA harbors:
- a CDS encoding glutamate 5-kinase, whose product is MIKDKIQSKLAKAFDKKLSDAVHAFTCAKVIYSGEYDPVTETYPEQIDGSYSGRGVLFGSYKRDFVKPVDYQVEDAKATLLQNEVTAKPQIDDVWTTEKGDFKVVNVGADPTDSIYSIQLRKIVEP